Proteins encoded together in one Zonotrichia leucophrys gambelii isolate GWCS_2022_RI chromosome 1, RI_Zleu_2.0, whole genome shotgun sequence window:
- the SLITRK5 gene encoding SLIT and NTRK-like protein 5 yields the protein MYACCSTVTLEQDLNKKMHIWMLQTIAFALTSLVLSWAESIEYYGEICDNACPCEEKDSILTVSCENRGIISLFEISPPRFPVYHLLLSGNLLNRLYPNQFVNYTGASILHLGSNDIQDIETGAFHGLRGLRRLHLNNNKLELLRDDTFLGLESLEYLQVDYNYISVIEPNAFSKLHLLQVLILNDNLLSSLPNNLFRFVPLTHLDLRGNRLKLLPYVGLLQHMDKVVELQLEENPWNCSCELIALKDWLDSISYSALVGDVVCETPFRLHGRDLDEVSKQELCPRRLISDYEMRPQTPLSTTGYFHTTPASVNSVATSSSAVYKSPLKPPKGTRQPNKTRVRPTSRLPSKDLGYSNYGPSIAYQTKSPVPLECPTACTCNLQISDLGLNVNCQERKIESISELQPKPYNPKKMYLTENYIALVRRADFVDATGLDLLHLGNNRISVIQDRAFGDLTNLRRLYLNGNRIERLSPELFYGLQSLQYLFLQYNVIREIEAGTFESVPNLQLLFLNNNLLRSLPGNIFSGLSLYRLSLRSNHFSYLPVSGVLDQLKSLLQIDLHENPWDCTCDVVGMKLWLEQLNTGVLVDQVICESPKKFAQSDMRAVRAELLCPDYSDIVVSTPTPSPGQLPARTTPSSSTVRLNGTAAAAGGSAPAGGAGGGSSSVPLSVLILSLLLVFIMSVFVAAGLFVLVMKRRKKGQGDHASANNSDVSSFNMQYSVYSGGGHHHHPHLQQHPPHRGGGGSGGGGAALPKVKTPAGHVYEYIPHPLGHMCKNPIYRSREGNSGEDYKDLHELKVTYSSHPLPPGGGAPPPPPPAAPGGEDAPARSPAYSVSTIEPREELLSPVQDADRFYRGILEPDKHSPSALGTPGSTLPDYPKLPAAYTYSPNYDLRRAHQYLHPGPGDARLRETVLYSPPSTVFVEPNRNEYLELKAKLNAEPDYLEVLEKQTTFSQF from the coding sequence atgtatgCTTGCTGCTCTACAGTAACTTTGGAACAGGACCTCAACAAAAAAATGCATATCTGGATGCTGCAGACGATCGCATTTGCTTTAACATCACTAGTCCTTTCCTGGGCAGAAAGCATCGAGTATTATGGGGAAATCTGTGATAATGCGTGTCCTTGTGAGGAGAAGGACAGCATCTTAACAGTGAGCTGTGAAAACAGAGGGATCATCAGCCTTTTTGAGATCAGTCCACCGAGGTTCCCTGTTTACCACCTCTTGTTGTCTGGGAACCTTCTGAACAGGCTGTACCCAAACCAGTTTGTCAATTACACGGGGGCTTCGATTTTGCATCTGGGGAGCAATGACATACAAGACATCGAAACTGGGGCCTTTCATGGTCTGAGAGGTTTAAGGAGGCTGCACTTGAACAATAACAAGTTGGAACTTTTACGGGATGACACTTTCCTTGGGCTAGAGAGTTTGGAATACCTACAGGTCGATTATAATTACATTAGTGTCATTGAACCCAATGCCTTCAGCAAACTGCATCTGTTGCAGGTGCTGATTCTCAATGATAACCTCCTCTCCAGTTTGCCCAACAACCTTTTCCGTTTTGTGCCCTTAACTCACCTGGACCTGAGGGGTAACCGGCTGAAGCTGCTGCCCTATGTGGGCCTCCTGCAGCACATGGATAAAgtggtggagctgcagctggaggaaaacCCCTGGAATTGCTCTTGTGAGTTGATTGCTCTAAAGGATTGGCTGGACAGCATCTCATACTCCGCactggtgggagatgtggttTGCGAGACCCCTTTCCGCTTACATGGTCGAGACTTGGATGAAGTCTCTAAGCAGGAGCTTTGCCCCAGGAGGCTCATCTCTGATTATGAAATGAGACCTCAGACACCACTGAGCACTACAGGGTATTTCCACACTACCCCGGCCTCGGTCAACTCTGTGGCCACTTCTTCTTCAGCTGTTTACAAATCTCCCCTGAAGCCCCCCAAAGGGACCCGCCAACCCAACAAGACAAGGGTGCGCCCCACCTCCCGCCTGCCCTCGAAAGACCTGGGATACAGCAACTATGGCCCCAGCATTGCCTACCAGACCAAATCCCCGGTGCCTTTGGAGTGCCCCACTGCCTGCACTTGCAACTTGCAGATTTCTGACCTGGGCCTCAATGTCAATTGTCAGGAGAGGAAGATCGAGAGCATTTCTGAACTGCAGCCCAAACCCTATAATCCCAAGAAGATGTATTTGACGGAAAACTACATTGCGCTGGTACGCAGGGCAGATTTTGTGGATGCCACTGGGCTTGATTTGCTGCATCTGGGCAATAATCGGATCTCGGTCATTCAGGACCGGGCTTTTGGGGATTTAACTAATTTGCGAAGGCTGTACCTGAACGGGAACCGGATCGAGcggctgagcccagagctgttCTATGGGCTGCAAAGCCTGCAGTACCTCTTCCTGCAGTACAACGTCATCCGGGAGATAGAGGCAGGCACCTTTGAATCTGTCCCCAACCTTCAGCTCTTGTTTTTGAACAACAATCTGCTGAGGTCTTTGCCAGGGAACATTTTTTCTGGTCTGTCTCTCTACAGGCTGAGCCTGCGGAGCAACCACTTCTCCTACCTGCCGGTGAGCGGGGTGCTGGACCAGCTGAAATCCCTGCTGCAGATCGACCTGCACGAGAACCCCTGGGACTGCACCTGCGACGTGGTGGGCATGAAGCTGTGGCTGGAACAGCTCAACACCGGCGTCCTGGTGGACCAGGTGATCTGCGAGTCCCCTAAGAAGTTTGCCCAGAGCGACATGCGGGCCGTCCGGGCGGAGTTGCTGTGCCCCGACTACTCGGACATCGTCGTCTCCACGCCCACGCCGTCCCCGGGCCAGCTGCCGGCCAGGACCaccccctcctcctccaccgTGCGCCTCAATggcacggcggcggcggcgggcggctcCGCGCCCGCGGGCGGCGCCGGCGGCGGCAGCTCCTCGGTGCCGCTCTCGGTGCTGATCCTCAGCCTGCTGCTCGTCTTCATCATGTCCGTCTTCGTGGCCGCGGGGCTCTTCGTCCTGGTCATGAAGCGGCGCAAGAAGGGCCAGGGCGACCACGCCAGCGCCAACAACTCCGACGTGAGCTCCTTCAACATGCAGTACAGCGTCTACAGCGGCGGcggccaccaccaccacccgcacctccagcagcacccgCCTcaccgcggcggcggcggcagcggcggcgggggcgcggcgCTGCCCAAGGTGAAGACCCCCGCCGGCCACGTCTACGAGTACATCCCGCACCCGCTGGGCCACATGTGCAAGAACCCCATCTACCGCTCCCGGGAGGGCAACTCGGGCGAGGATTACAAAGACCTTCACGAGCTCAAGGTCACCTACAGCAGCCACCCGCTGCCGCCCGGGGGGGgcgcgccgccgcccccgccgcccgcggcGCCCGGCGGGGAGGATGCGCCGGCGCGCAGCCCCGCGTACAGCGTGAGCACCATCGAGCCGCGGGAGGAGCTGCTCTCGCCGGTGCAAGACGCCGACCGCTTTTACAGGGGCATTTTGGAGCCCGACAAACACTCCCCCTCCGCGCTGGGCACCCCCGGCTCCACCCTCCCCGACTACCCCAAGCTCCCCGCCGCCTACACGTACTCGCCCAACTATGACCTTAGGCGTGCCCACCAGTACTTGCACCCGGGGCCGGGGGACGCCAGGCTCCGGGAGACGGTGCTCTACAGCCCCCCGAGTACTGTCTTTGTAGAGCCCAACAGGAACGAGTATCTGGAGctaaaagcaaaactaaacGCAGAGCCGGACTACCTCGAAGTGCTGGAAAAACAGACCACATTCAGCCAGTTCTGA